The following coding sequences lie in one Niabella agricola genomic window:
- a CDS encoding family 2A encapsulin nanocompartment cargo protein cysteine desulfurase gives MSINIDEQTGLPDLDQLQQLANAFFRALPGDAQPSASLNPEDHPNATAIAGKMTGGLPDLTVARHDTLAGQSGMAPQQTPVVPQHPFSGLQTPPSAGGLGASSSVISYVPLKDLPKAEEDRSGPQHTSTHGGRIPASVAGSGASPSHLEQGQHFDIRDPETGFPDANLTGGSQPVKSATISPLETEQPYWADVEALLKHITIPSFAPQLPGFDAAVPSYYFGTAPQVNSTSLKQQAGLSSFNAHLYKKDFPILNETVNGKPLVWFDNAATTQKPKAVMDRITWFYEHENSNIHRAAHELAARATDAYEAAREKVRVFLGARSANEIIFVRGATEAINLVAQSWGEQYLQSGDEIVVSHLEHHANIVPWKRLADKKGLKLRVIPVDDDGQILLDEYARLLNAHTKLVAFTQVSNALGTVTPAQQMVAMAHAVGAKVLVDGAQSVSHMTVNMQVLDADWFVFSGHKVFGPTGIGVVYGKEGLLNATQPWQGGGNMIQDVTFEEIRYHNAPARFEAGTGNIADAVGLGAALDYISRIGMENIGQYEHFLLEYATGLIKQIPGVRRIGTAAHKASVLSFTMDGYSNDEVGKALNEEGIEVRTGHHCAQPILRRMGVESTVRPSLAFYNTCEDVDRFIEVLWRLRKKK, from the coding sequence ATGAGTATAAATATTGATGAGCAAACGGGGCTGCCGGATCTGGATCAATTGCAGCAGCTGGCCAATGCGTTTTTCAGGGCATTGCCCGGTGATGCGCAACCGTCGGCATCGCTGAATCCGGAAGACCACCCGAATGCCACCGCCATAGCCGGAAAAATGACCGGTGGCCTCCCGGATCTGACTGTTGCCCGTCATGATACCCTTGCCGGGCAATCAGGAATGGCACCACAGCAAACGCCCGTCGTACCCCAACATCCTTTCAGTGGTTTGCAAACGCCACCCTCTGCTGGCGGGTTGGGTGCTTCCTCGTCGGTAATAAGCTATGTACCGCTTAAGGATCTGCCTAAAGCAGAGGAAGACCGGTCCGGCCCGCAGCATACCAGTACCCACGGTGGGAGGATCCCGGCTTCCGTAGCTGGCAGCGGCGCATCGCCATCCCACCTGGAGCAGGGACAGCATTTTGATATCAGGGATCCGGAAACCGGTTTCCCCGATGCCAATCTTACCGGTGGATCCCAACCCGTAAAATCAGCAACGATATCGCCTTTGGAGACGGAACAGCCTTACTGGGCCGATGTGGAGGCTCTGTTAAAGCACATTACGATTCCTTCCTTTGCCCCGCAATTGCCGGGCTTTGATGCAGCGGTGCCTTCGTACTATTTTGGAACAGCACCGCAGGTGAACAGCACATCACTCAAACAACAAGCGGGACTATCATCTTTTAACGCCCATTTGTATAAAAAAGATTTTCCGATCCTGAATGAAACGGTGAACGGGAAGCCGCTGGTATGGTTTGACAATGCCGCTACCACGCAAAAACCAAAAGCGGTCATGGATCGCATTACCTGGTTTTATGAGCATGAAAACTCCAATATTCACCGCGCGGCACATGAGCTGGCTGCCCGGGCCACGGATGCTTACGAAGCGGCAAGGGAAAAAGTGCGGGTTTTTTTAGGCGCACGTTCGGCCAACGAGATCATTTTTGTACGTGGTGCCACAGAGGCGATCAATCTGGTGGCCCAAAGCTGGGGCGAACAATACCTGCAGAGCGGGGATGAAATTGTGGTGAGCCACCTGGAGCATCATGCCAACATTGTACCCTGGAAACGGCTGGCGGATAAAAAGGGATTGAAGCTGCGGGTGATACCGGTAGATGATGACGGGCAGATCCTGCTGGACGAATACGCCAGGCTGCTCAACGCGCATACCAAACTGGTGGCGTTTACCCAGGTATCCAATGCCCTGGGAACCGTTACGCCGGCACAGCAAATGGTGGCCATGGCCCACGCGGTAGGCGCCAAAGTACTGGTAGACGGTGCGCAGTCGGTATCACACATGACGGTCAATATGCAGGTGCTGGATGCCGACTGGTTTGTATTTTCCGGCCATAAGGTATTTGGGCCAACCGGTATCGGCGTGGTTTATGGCAAAGAAGGATTGCTGAATGCCACCCAACCCTGGCAGGGAGGTGGCAATATGATACAGGATGTAACCTTTGAAGAGATCCGGTACCACAACGCGCCCGCCCGTTTTGAAGCCGGAACCGGTAATATTGCGGATGCAGTTGGGTTGGGGGCCGCCCTTGATTATATCAGCCGGATCGGGATGGAAAACATTGGTCAGTATGAGCATTTCCTGCTGGAATATGCCACCGGACTCATTAAACAGATACCCGGCGTACGACGGATTGGCACCGCGGCACATAAAGCAAGTGTACTGTCTTTTACAATGGACGGGTATAGCAACGATGAAGTAGGAAAAGCGCTGAACGAAGAGGGCATTGAGGTAAGAACGGGGCACCATTGCGCGCAACCCATCCTCCGGCGTATGGGCGTGGAAAGCACGGTACGTCCATCCCTGGCCTTTTATAACACCTGCGAAGATGTAGACCGGTTCATAGAGGTGCTTTGGAGGTTGCGGAAGAAAAAGTAG
- a CDS encoding TraR/DksA family transcriptional regulator — translation MATKKKTAAKPARATSTKAAPAKAAKAAGGKAAKAPVKAASAASGKASKPKTPAKAAAKPAGSSKTTQKATPARSSKATVRTAGSKTTKTPVKPASVKASKPAAKVPVKATAKPAGKVAPAPVNEKKAAAKKPAVKELVPVIEKSVAKKEIKEDKKTAKAPKKVVVPKLSTKSSVKYQPDFTKSVLDTPAVEKASSVIRYSDNDLAEFKEIILRKLDAAKKELAYLQGLITRRDEGGDMDEGRYMTMEDGSVSMEREQLSQLASRQITFIDHLEKALMRVENKTYGICRVTGHLIDKARLRAVPHATLSIEAKSMMNR, via the coding sequence ATGGCTACAAAGAAGAAAACCGCAGCAAAGCCTGCCCGCGCTACCAGCACTAAAGCTGCTCCCGCAAAAGCTGCAAAAGCAGCCGGAGGGAAAGCAGCAAAAGCCCCTGTAAAGGCTGCAAGCGCCGCAAGTGGGAAAGCCAGCAAACCTAAAACTCCGGCAAAGGCGGCAGCTAAACCCGCCGGCAGCAGTAAAACAACGCAGAAAGCAACACCTGCACGTAGTAGTAAAGCAACCGTGCGCACCGCTGGCAGTAAAACAACAAAAACACCTGTAAAACCGGCAAGCGTAAAAGCGTCGAAACCCGCGGCAAAAGTTCCGGTAAAGGCAACAGCTAAACCGGCAGGAAAAGTAGCTCCGGCTCCGGTAAACGAAAAAAAGGCAGCGGCAAAAAAACCGGCTGTTAAAGAATTGGTACCTGTAATTGAAAAAAGCGTGGCAAAAAAAGAAATAAAAGAAGATAAAAAGACAGCAAAAGCGCCCAAAAAAGTAGTAGTTCCCAAACTGTCTACTAAAAGTTCGGTAAAATATCAGCCGGATTTTACCAAGAGCGTACTGGATACTCCGGCGGTTGAAAAGGCCAGTTCGGTAATCCGTTATTCAGACAATGATCTGGCAGAATTTAAAGAGATCATCCTGCGGAAGCTGGATGCTGCCAAAAAAGAACTGGCCTATTTGCAAGGGCTGATCACCCGCAGAGATGAAGGTGGTGATATGGATGAAGGCCGCTACATGACCATGGAAGACGGTAGTGTAAGTATGGAACGGGAGCAGTTGAGCCAGTTGGCCAGCCGCCAGATCACATTTATCGATCACCTGGAAAAAGCCTTGATGCGGGTAGAGAACAAAACCTACGGCATCTGCCGGGTAACCGGTCACCTGATCGATAAGGCCCGCCTGCGTGCCGTGCCACATGCTACCCTAAGCATTGAAGCGAAATCGATGATGAACCGTTGA
- a CDS encoding family 2A encapsulin nanocompartment shell protein — protein sequence MAEAKHQQTALGDVAARQLAIATRTVPQMVTISPRWLTQLMSWVPVESGVYRLNKVKNATRIEVDCSARDERVLPQTFVDYIENPREYNLAAVQTIVDVHTRVSDLYSKPYNQISEQLRLAIETIKERQESELINNAGYGLLHSVVDGQRIKTRTGAPTPDDLDELIAKVWKEPGFFLLHPRAIAAFGRECTRRGVPPPTVSLFGSQFLTWRGIPLIPSDKLPITDGKTKIILMRTGESRQGVVGLFQPGLQGEQTPGLSVRFMGINDRAIASYLVSLYCSLAVLVDDAIAVLDDVEIDKYHEYKY from the coding sequence ATGGCAGAAGCAAAACATCAACAAACCGCATTGGGCGATGTGGCTGCACGGCAGCTCGCCATTGCCACCCGTACCGTTCCGCAAATGGTCACTATTTCGCCCCGCTGGTTAACGCAATTGATGAGCTGGGTGCCGGTAGAGTCGGGTGTATACCGTTTAAATAAAGTAAAGAATGCTACCAGGATCGAAGTAGATTGTTCGGCGCGGGATGAACGGGTATTGCCGCAAACCTTTGTGGATTATATCGAAAACCCACGCGAGTATAACCTGGCAGCAGTGCAAACCATTGTGGATGTGCACACCCGCGTATCCGACCTGTACAGCAAACCTTATAACCAGATCTCAGAGCAATTGCGGCTGGCTATAGAAACCATCAAGGAACGGCAGGAAAGCGAACTGATCAATAACGCCGGATACGGACTGTTGCACAGTGTGGTGGATGGACAGCGGATCAAGACCCGTACAGGTGCGCCTACTCCGGATGACCTGGATGAGCTGATTGCCAAAGTATGGAAGGAGCCAGGCTTCTTTTTACTGCATCCCAGGGCCATTGCAGCCTTTGGCCGGGAATGTACCCGCAGGGGGGTGCCTCCGCCCACTGTATCGCTTTTTGGCTCGCAGTTTTTAACCTGGAGGGGCATCCCGCTAATCCCTTCGGATAAACTGCCGATTACAGATGGAAAAACCAAAATCATTCTGATGCGTACCGGTGAAAGCCGCCAGGGCGTGGTAGGTCTGTTTCAGCCGGGTTTACAAGGGGAACAAACACCCGGCTTATCCGTACGCTTTATGGGCATTAACGATCGTGCCATTGCATCCTATTTGGTTTCATTATATTGTTCGCTGGCGGTGCTGGTAGATGATGCCATTGCCGTACTGGACGATGTGGAAATTGATAAATACCATGAGTATAAATATTGA
- a CDS encoding GNAT family N-acetyltransferase, with protein MALKIIDHGSKEYQQMVDLRNEILRKPLGLLLTEEDINADKNNILIGAFEDEKMLGCCMLVKQPGQIVLLRQMAVIFDLQGKGIGRALMQFAENIARDMGYREISMHARKNAAGFYEKMGYRESSNEFTNLTIPHIVMKKYI; from the coding sequence ATGGCATTAAAAATTATAGATCATGGTTCAAAAGAATACCAGCAAATGGTTGATCTTCGTAATGAAATATTACGAAAACCATTGGGGCTGCTGCTAACGGAGGAAGATATTAATGCCGACAAAAACAATATCCTGATCGGGGCTTTTGAAGATGAAAAAATGCTGGGTTGTTGCATGCTGGTGAAACAGCCGGGGCAGATAGTGTTACTGCGGCAAATGGCCGTGATCTTCGACCTCCAGGGCAAAGGCATCGGCCGGGCGCTGATGCAGTTTGCCGAAAACATTGCCCGGGACATGGGCTACCGTGAAATTTCGATGCATGCCCGCAAAAACGCGGCAGGTTTTTACGAAAAGATGGGGTATCGCGAATCAAGCAATGAATTTACCAATCTGACCATTCCCCATATTGTAATGAAGAAATATATTTAG
- a CDS encoding YcxB family protein, which yields MTIHFGYDKKQVIQALRYHFISKKEIRIMIILVNVFAILSLVLYALHKITPVAFLINSFLWLLLMISLWFILPGVVYRRAETFRHAFTMYFSDVDFTLEHTKGKRSWPYTALHSYRESPHFFHLYFDERSFLLVPKSAFADSDEVSKFRNLLIDKIRRK from the coding sequence ATGACGATCCATTTCGGTTACGATAAAAAACAGGTAATTCAGGCCTTACGCTATCATTTCATTTCCAAAAAGGAGATCCGGATCATGATCATCCTGGTAAATGTATTCGCCATCCTTTCGCTGGTATTGTATGCCCTGCACAAGATCACCCCAGTAGCGTTCCTGATCAACTCTTTTTTATGGTTGCTGCTGATGATCAGTCTCTGGTTCATCTTGCCCGGCGTGGTGTACCGCCGTGCAGAAACCTTCCGGCATGCGTTTACCATGTACTTCAGCGATGTTGATTTTACCCTGGAGCATACAAAGGGCAAACGGAGCTGGCCATACACCGCTCTGCATTCCTACCGCGAAAGCCCGCATTTCTTTCACCTGTATTTTGACGAACGATCGTTCCTGCTGGTGCCTAAATCGGCCTTTGCAGACAGTGATGAGGTGTCGAAATTCCGGAACCTGCTGATCGATAAGATACGGCGGAAATAA
- a CDS encoding GNAT family N-acetyltransferase, translated as MELRKATAADAAGIWQLLQQAIEKRKQEGSAQWQDGYPNPEIVAKDIEKGYGYVCTDTAGAIVGYTALIFDGEPAYEALEGEWLTARPYGVIHRLATATGQNAIKGLGTRIMQAVERICRQQGIFSIKADTNFDNTGMLRVFEKLGYTYCGEVYFRGAARKAFEKRLDAA; from the coding sequence ATGGAACTACGAAAGGCAACGGCCGCGGATGCCGCTGGCATCTGGCAGCTATTGCAGCAGGCGATTGAAAAAAGAAAGCAGGAGGGCAGCGCCCAGTGGCAGGATGGTTATCCCAATCCGGAAATAGTGGCGAAGGACATTGAAAAAGGATATGGATATGTATGTACAGATACCGCCGGCGCCATTGTGGGTTATACCGCGTTGATCTTTGACGGCGAGCCGGCCTATGAAGCGCTGGAAGGCGAGTGGCTTACAGCGCGGCCCTATGGTGTAATTCACCGCCTGGCCACTGCCACCGGCCAAAACGCCATAAAAGGGCTGGGTACCCGGATCATGCAGGCGGTGGAGCGCATTTGCCGGCAACAAGGCATCTTCAGTATTAAAGCCGACACCAACTTTGATAATACCGGCATGCTGCGCGTATTTGAAAAGCTGGGATATACCTATTGCGGGGAAGTGTATTTCCGGGGCGCTGCCCGGAAAGCCTTTGAAAAACGGCTGGACGCAGCGTAG
- a CDS encoding acyl carrier protein: MSDIASRVKKIIVDKLGVDEAEVTNEASFTNDLGADSLDTVELIMEFEKEFNISIPDEQAETITTVGQAVSYLEEHAK, translated from the coding sequence ATGTCAGACATTGCATCAAGAGTTAAAAAAATCATCGTTGACAAACTGGGCGTTGACGAAGCAGAAGTAACGAATGAAGCTTCTTTTACAAATGATCTGGGTGCGGATTCTTTGGATACCGTAGAACTGATCATGGAATTTGAAAAAGAATTCAATATTTCTATTCCGGATGAGCAAGCCGAAACAATTACTACTGTTGGTCAGGCTGTATCTTATTTGGAAGAGCACGCCAAGTAG
- the ileS gene encoding isoleucine--tRNA ligase, translating to MSVKYREYSGLNLPSIEQEILAKWNEQQAFEKSVSLRDGAESFVFYEGPPSANGMPGIHHVISRTLKDLVCRYKTMQGFQVKRKGGWDTHGLPVELGVEKELGITKEDIGKKISIEEYNQKCREAVLRFKDKWDDLTRKMGYWVDLNDPYITFKNEYIETLWYLLKQLFNRGLLYKSVSIQPYSPAAGTGLSSHELNQPGTYKDVKDTSATVLFKAVRNEKSAFLFKLAADSGHQPSDLFFMAWTTTPWTLPSNLGLTVGGNIDYALVQTFNPYTHIPVNVVIAKALIPKYFKTEGENGDFENYTAETKLLPWKILGEFKGSQLDGLEYEQLLPFESNSLEKIQEITPGATPFKVMVGDFVTTEDGTGIVHTAPAFGADDYKVGKKNNIGILTLVDREGKFIEGTGEFSGRYVKDYKDEKDYVDVNVDISVKLKKENRAFKVEKYEHNYPHCWRTDKPVLYYPLDAWFIKTTALRDRMVELNKTIHWKPKSTGEGRFGNWLENMVDWNLSRSRFWGTPLPIWATEDGAEMKCIGSVEELNDEIRKANEVLGGDVNKHYLHDGILDLHKPYVDEVVLVSDSGKPMHREPDLIDVWFDSGAMPYAQWGLNYEKLKAGDPYPFNQPFDTNFPADFICEGVDQTRGWFYTLHAIAGLLFDSVAFKTVVSNGLVLDKNGNKMSKRLGNVVDPFATIETFGADATRWYLITNASPWDNLKFDIDGIKEVQRKFFGTLYNTYQFFALYANVDGFTYSEAKIPVADRPEIDRWIISSLNTLVKEVTAAMDDYEPTQAGRLIEDFVDEHLSNWYVRLCRRRFWKGEYEADKIAAYQTLFECLETVVRLMAPVAPFFSDAVFRNLNEVAGRYDVQSVHHALFPKADEALIDQQLEERMQLAQDVSSLILSLRKKVNIKVRQPLHKVLIPVLNPRMKEQLEKVAELIKSEVNIKDVEYLVDTEGFIKKKIKPNFIALGKKLGAKMKAVSATLAAFTQEDISSLERNGLVELDINGEKVPIQLNEVDISSEDIPGWTVANKGALTVALDITITEDLKQEGDAREFVNRIQKIRKDSDFDVTDRINVQIDTNPTLKNSLTTYKDYICAEILADELEFSPISAGGTEIEVNEHQLYTIVTKKG from the coding sequence ATGAGTGTGAAATACAGAGAATATTCGGGTTTGAACCTGCCCTCTATAGAGCAGGAGATATTAGCGAAATGGAATGAGCAACAGGCGTTTGAGAAAAGCGTATCCCTGCGGGATGGCGCTGAATCATTCGTTTTTTACGAAGGTCCGCCCAGTGCCAACGGCATGCCCGGTATTCATCATGTGATCTCACGTACGCTTAAAGACCTGGTTTGCCGGTATAAGACCATGCAGGGCTTTCAGGTAAAACGCAAAGGTGGCTGGGATACACACGGCCTGCCCGTGGAACTGGGTGTTGAAAAAGAACTGGGTATTACCAAGGAAGACATTGGAAAGAAGATCTCCATAGAAGAATACAACCAGAAATGCCGGGAAGCGGTGCTACGGTTTAAAGACAAATGGGATGATCTCACCCGGAAAATGGGATATTGGGTCGATCTGAATGATCCATACATCACGTTTAAGAACGAATACATTGAAACCCTTTGGTACCTGCTGAAGCAGTTGTTCAACCGGGGGTTACTGTATAAAAGTGTCAGCATTCAGCCCTATTCACCGGCAGCCGGTACGGGCTTAAGCTCGCATGAGCTGAACCAGCCGGGAACTTATAAAGATGTAAAAGACACAAGTGCCACCGTATTGTTCAAAGCCGTGCGTAATGAAAAAAGTGCGTTTCTGTTTAAGCTGGCAGCAGACAGCGGCCATCAGCCTTCAGACCTGTTTTTTATGGCCTGGACCACCACACCCTGGACCCTCCCTTCCAACCTGGGGCTGACCGTAGGCGGCAATATCGACTATGCATTGGTGCAGACCTTCAATCCCTATACGCATATCCCGGTAAATGTGGTGATCGCCAAGGCATTGATACCTAAATATTTTAAGACGGAGGGAGAGAACGGAGACTTTGAAAACTATACCGCCGAAACCAAGCTGTTGCCCTGGAAGATCCTTGGCGAATTTAAAGGCAGCCAGCTGGATGGACTGGAATACGAACAACTACTGCCCTTTGAATCAAACTCCCTGGAAAAAATACAGGAGATCACGCCGGGGGCGACGCCGTTTAAAGTAATGGTGGGCGATTTTGTGACCACCGAAGATGGAACGGGTATCGTACATACAGCACCGGCCTTTGGTGCGGATGACTATAAGGTAGGAAAGAAGAACAATATTGGTATCCTGACCTTGGTAGACCGTGAAGGAAAATTTATTGAAGGTACCGGTGAATTCAGCGGCCGTTATGTAAAAGACTATAAAGACGAGAAGGATTATGTGGATGTGAATGTGGATATCAGCGTGAAGCTGAAAAAAGAGAACCGTGCCTTCAAAGTTGAAAAATACGAGCACAACTATCCCCATTGCTGGCGTACGGACAAACCTGTTCTGTATTACCCGCTGGACGCCTGGTTCATTAAGACCACGGCGCTGCGCGACCGGATGGTGGAACTCAACAAAACCATCCACTGGAAACCTAAATCAACCGGCGAAGGCCGCTTTGGCAACTGGCTGGAGAATATGGTAGACTGGAATCTAAGCCGCAGCCGCTTCTGGGGAACGCCGCTGCCGATCTGGGCAACAGAAGATGGTGCGGAAATGAAATGCATCGGCTCCGTGGAAGAGCTGAATGACGAAATACGGAAAGCGAATGAAGTGTTGGGAGGCGATGTAAATAAACATTACCTGCACGACGGCATCCTGGACCTGCACAAACCCTATGTAGACGAGGTGGTGCTGGTAAGTGATTCCGGCAAACCCATGCACCGGGAGCCGGACCTGATCGATGTATGGTTCGACAGTGGTGCCATGCCCTATGCCCAGTGGGGGTTGAATTATGAAAAATTAAAGGCCGGAGATCCCTATCCGTTCAACCAGCCCTTTGATACCAATTTCCCCGCAGACTTTATCTGCGAAGGTGTGGATCAGACCCGCGGATGGTTCTATACCCTGCACGCCATTGCAGGTCTGTTGTTTGACAGCGTAGCCTTTAAAACCGTGGTAAGCAATGGCCTGGTGCTGGATAAAAACGGCAACAAGATGAGCAAACGCCTGGGCAATGTGGTGGATCCCTTTGCTACCATTGAAACCTTTGGGGCGGATGCAACACGCTGGTACTTAATCACCAACGCTTCACCCTGGGATAATTTGAAGTTTGATATCGATGGCATCAAAGAAGTGCAGCGCAAATTCTTTGGTACCTTATATAATACCTACCAGTTTTTTGCCCTGTACGCCAATGTAGACGGCTTTACCTACAGCGAAGCAAAGATCCCGGTAGCAGACCGCCCGGAGATCGACCGCTGGATCATCTCTTCCCTCAATACCCTGGTAAAGGAAGTGACCGCAGCTATGGACGACTACGAGCCTACGCAGGCCGGCCGCCTGATCGAAGATTTTGTAGACGAACATTTAAGTAACTGGTATGTACGGCTTTGTCGTCGCCGTTTCTGGAAAGGGGAATATGAAGCCGATAAGATCGCTGCTTATCAAACCTTATTTGAATGCCTGGAAACGGTGGTACGTCTGATGGCCCCTGTGGCGCCTTTCTTCAGTGATGCGGTATTCCGTAACCTGAACGAAGTGGCGGGGCGCTATGATGTACAATCGGTACACCACGCGCTGTTCCCGAAGGCGGACGAAGCGCTTATTGACCAGCAGCTGGAAGAACGGATGCAGCTGGCGCAGGATGTTTCCTCGCTCATCCTCTCCCTGCGTAAAAAAGTGAACATTAAGGTGCGTCAACCGTTACATAAGGTATTGATCCCTGTTTTAAACCCGCGGATGAAGGAACAGCTGGAAAAGGTAGCCGAGCTGATCAAATCGGAGGTGAATATCAAGGATGTGGAGTACCTGGTTGATACCGAAGGATTTATTAAAAAGAAGATCAAGCCGAACTTCATCGCACTGGGTAAAAAGCTGGGTGCAAAAATGAAGGCGGTTTCTGCAACACTGGCAGCCTTTACCCAGGAAGATATCAGCAGCCTGGAAAGGAATGGTCTGGTGGAACTGGACATCAATGGTGAAAAAGTGCCCATCCAGCTGAACGAGGTGGATATCAGCAGCGAAGACATTCCGGGCTGGACCGTGGCCAACAAAGGAGCCTTGACCGTAGCCCTGGATATTACCATTACCGAAGACCTGAAACAGGAAGGAGACGCGCGTGAATTTGTAAACAGGATCCAGAAAATCCGCAAAGACAGCGATTTCGATGTTACGGACCGGATCAACGTACAAATTGACACAAATCCTACATTAAAAAATTCGTTAACCACGTATAAAGACTATATTTGCGCAGAAATTTTGGCAGATGAGCTGGAATTTAGTCCAATTTCAGCAGGCGGAACCGAAATTGAAGTGAACGAACATCAGTTATATACGATTGTAACAAAAAAAGGGTAA